From Panthera uncia isolate 11264 chromosome X, Puncia_PCG_1.0, whole genome shotgun sequence, the proteins below share one genomic window:
- the NOX1 gene encoding NADPH oxidase 1 isoform X1, translated as MGNWVVNYWFSVLFLATWLGLNVFLFVHAFLSYEKADKYFYTREILGFCRHALRKQLDHNLAFHKLVAYMICLHTAIHIIAHLFNFEHYSRSRWATDGSLASILSTLSQQERDEDSWINPIQSPNMTVEYVTFTSIAGVTGVIITIALVLIVTSAMEFIRRSYFEVFWYTHHIFIIYFIGLGIHGIGGIVRGQTEESLNESHPHRCAEFLEQWDDHDSHCKHPRFEGLPAESWKWILAPGILYIFERILRFYRSKQKVVITKVVMHPSKVLELQMSKHGFIMEVGQYIFVNCPSISYLEWHPFTLTSAPEEDFFSIHIRAVGDWTENLIRAFEQQHSPIPRIEVDGPFGTVSEDVFQYEVAVLVGAGIRVTPFASILKSIWYKFQHADHNLKTQTIYFFWICRETGAFAWFSDLLASLEHEMEELGKVDFLNYRLFLTGWDTNIAGHAALNFDKATDILTGLKQKTSFGRPMWDNEFSTIANAHPKSVVGVFLCGPQTLAKSLSKRCHQYSSLDPRKVQFYFNKEDF; from the exons ATGGGCAACTGGGTGGTTAACTACTGGTTCTCAGTTTTGTTTCTG gctACTTGGTTGGGGCTGAATGTTTTCCTGTTCGTGCATGCCTTCCTGTCATATGAAAAAGCCGATAAGTACTTCTATACAAGAGAAATCCTGGGG TTTTGCAGGCATGCCCTGAGAAAGCAACTGGATCACAATCTCGCCTTCCACAAACTGGTAGCATATATGATCTGCCTACACACAG CTATTCATATCATTGCACACCTGTTCAACTTTGAACACTACAGCAGAAGCAGATGGGCCACAGATGGATCCCTTGCTTCCATTCTCTCCACCCTATCTCAACAAGAGAGAGATGAAGATTCTTGGATAAATCCTATCCAGTCCCCAAACATG ACAGTGGAGTATGTGACATTTACCAGCATCGCTGGTGTCACTGGAGTGATCATCACAATAGCTCTGGTTCTCATCGTGACTTCAGCTATGGAGTTTATCCGGAGGAGTTATTTTGAGGTCTTCTGGTATACTCACCATATTTTTATCATCTACTTCATTGGTTTAGGGATTCACGGCATTGG TGGAATTGTCCGGGGTCAAACAGAAGAGAGCCTGAATGAGAGTCATCCACACAGGTGTGCagaatttttagagcagtggGATGATCATGACTCCCACTGCAAGCATCCCCGATTTGAAGGGCTCCCTGCTGAG TCTTGGAAGTGGATACTTGCACCAGGCATTCTTTATATCTTTGAAAGGATTCTCCGATTTTATCGTTCAAAGCAGAAGGTTGTGATTACCAAG GTTGTCATGCACCCATCCAAAGTTTTAGAATTGCAGATGAGCAAGCATGGCTTCATCATGGAAGTGGGAcagtatatttttgttaattgtcCTTCAATCTCTTACTTGGAATGGCATCCCTTTACTCTGACCTCTGCTCCAGAGGAAGACTTCTTCTCCATTCATATCAGAGCAGTGGGAGACTGGACAGAAAATCTCATAAGGGCTTTTGAGCAACAGCATTCACCAATTCCCAG GATTGAGGTGGATGGTCCCTTTGGCACTGTCAGTGAAGATGTTTTCCAGTATGAAGTGGCTGTATTGGTCGGAGCAGGAATTAGGGTCACCCCCTTTGCTTCCATCTTAAAATCTATCTGGTACAAGTTTCAGCACGCAGATCACAACCTTAAAACACAAACG ATCTATTTCTTCTGGATCTGCAGGGAGACAGGTGCCTTTGCCTGGTTCAGTGACCTATTGGCTTCTCTGGAACATGAGATGGAAGAATTAGGCAAAGTGGATTTTCTAAACTACCGTCTCTTTCTCACTGGATGGGACACCAACATT GCTGGTCATGCTGCATTAAACTTTGACAAGGCCACTGACATCCTGACAGGTCTGAAACAGAAAACCTCATTTGGGAGACCCATGTGGGACAATGAGTTTTCTACAATAGCTAATGCCCACCCCAA
- the NOX1 gene encoding NADPH oxidase 1 isoform X3, whose amino-acid sequence MGNWVVNYWFSVLFLATWLGLNVFLFVHAFLSYEKADKYFYTREILGSALAWARASARCLNFNSMLILLPVCRNLLSFLRGTCSFCRHALRKQLDHNLAFHKLVAYMICLHTAIHIIAHLFNFEHYSRSRWATDGSLASILSTLSQQERDEDSWINPIQSPNMTVEYVTFTSIAGVTGVIITIALVLIVTSAMEFIRRSYFEVFWYTHHIFIIYFIGLGIHGIGGIVRGQTEESLNESHPHRCAEFLEQWDDHDSHCKHPRFEGLPAESWKWILAPGILYIFERILRFYRSKQKVVITKVVMHPSKVLELQMSKHGFIMEVGQYIFVNCPSISYLEWHPFTLTSAPEEDFFSIHIRAVGDWTENLIRAFEQQHSPIPRIEVDGPFGTVSEDVFQYEVAVLVGAGIRVTPFASILKSIWYKFQHADHNLKTQTIYFFWICRETGAFAWFSDLLASLEHEMEELGKVDFLNYRLFLTGWDTNIAGHAALNFDKATDILTGLKQKTSFGRPMWDNEFSTIANAHPKSVVGVFLCGPQTLAKSLSKRCHQYSSLDPRKVQFYFNKEDF is encoded by the exons ATGGGCAACTGGGTGGTTAACTACTGGTTCTCAGTTTTGTTTCTG gctACTTGGTTGGGGCTGAATGTTTTCCTGTTCGTGCATGCCTTCCTGTCATATGAAAAAGCCGATAAGTACTTCTATACAAGAGAAATCCTGGGG TCGGCGTTGGCCTGGGCCCGAGCCTCTGCTCGCTGCCTGAATTTTAACAGCATGCTGATCCTGCTTCCTGTGTGTCGAAATCTGCTGTCCTTCCTGAGGGGCACCTGCTCA TTTTGCAGGCATGCCCTGAGAAAGCAACTGGATCACAATCTCGCCTTCCACAAACTGGTAGCATATATGATCTGCCTACACACAG CTATTCATATCATTGCACACCTGTTCAACTTTGAACACTACAGCAGAAGCAGATGGGCCACAGATGGATCCCTTGCTTCCATTCTCTCCACCCTATCTCAACAAGAGAGAGATGAAGATTCTTGGATAAATCCTATCCAGTCCCCAAACATG ACAGTGGAGTATGTGACATTTACCAGCATCGCTGGTGTCACTGGAGTGATCATCACAATAGCTCTGGTTCTCATCGTGACTTCAGCTATGGAGTTTATCCGGAGGAGTTATTTTGAGGTCTTCTGGTATACTCACCATATTTTTATCATCTACTTCATTGGTTTAGGGATTCACGGCATTGG TGGAATTGTCCGGGGTCAAACAGAAGAGAGCCTGAATGAGAGTCATCCACACAGGTGTGCagaatttttagagcagtggGATGATCATGACTCCCACTGCAAGCATCCCCGATTTGAAGGGCTCCCTGCTGAG TCTTGGAAGTGGATACTTGCACCAGGCATTCTTTATATCTTTGAAAGGATTCTCCGATTTTATCGTTCAAAGCAGAAGGTTGTGATTACCAAG GTTGTCATGCACCCATCCAAAGTTTTAGAATTGCAGATGAGCAAGCATGGCTTCATCATGGAAGTGGGAcagtatatttttgttaattgtcCTTCAATCTCTTACTTGGAATGGCATCCCTTTACTCTGACCTCTGCTCCAGAGGAAGACTTCTTCTCCATTCATATCAGAGCAGTGGGAGACTGGACAGAAAATCTCATAAGGGCTTTTGAGCAACAGCATTCACCAATTCCCAG GATTGAGGTGGATGGTCCCTTTGGCACTGTCAGTGAAGATGTTTTCCAGTATGAAGTGGCTGTATTGGTCGGAGCAGGAATTAGGGTCACCCCCTTTGCTTCCATCTTAAAATCTATCTGGTACAAGTTTCAGCACGCAGATCACAACCTTAAAACACAAACG ATCTATTTCTTCTGGATCTGCAGGGAGACAGGTGCCTTTGCCTGGTTCAGTGACCTATTGGCTTCTCTGGAACATGAGATGGAAGAATTAGGCAAAGTGGATTTTCTAAACTACCGTCTCTTTCTCACTGGATGGGACACCAACATT GCTGGTCATGCTGCATTAAACTTTGACAAGGCCACTGACATCCTGACAGGTCTGAAACAGAAAACCTCATTTGGGAGACCCATGTGGGACAATGAGTTTTCTACAATAGCTAATGCCCACCCCAA
- the NOX1 gene encoding NADPH oxidase 1 isoform X2 — protein MGNWVVNYWFSVLFLATWLGLNVFLFVHAFLSYEKADKYFYTREILGSALAWARASARCLNFNSMLILLPVCRNLLSFLRGTCSFCRHALRKQLDHNLAFHKLVAYMICLHTAIHIIAHLFNFEHYSRSRWATDGSLASILSTLSQQERDEDSWINPIQSPNMTVEYVTFTSIAGVTGVIITIALVLIVTSAMEFIRRSYFEVFWYTHHIFIIYFIGLGIHGIGGIVRGQTEESLNESHPHRCAEFLEQWDDHDSHCKHPRFEGLPAESWKWILAPGILYIFERILRFYRSKQKVVITKVVMHPSKVLELQMSKHGFIMEVGQYIFVNCPSISYLEWHPFTLTSAPEEDFFSIHIRAVGDWTENLIRAFEQQHSPIPRIEVDGPFGTVSEDVFQYEVAVLVGAGIRVTPFASILKSIWYKFQHADHNLKTQTAGHAALNFDKATDILTGLKQKTSFGRPMWDNEFSTIANAHPKSVVGVFLCGPQTLAKSLSKRCHQYSSLDPRKVQFYFNKEDF, from the exons ATGGGCAACTGGGTGGTTAACTACTGGTTCTCAGTTTTGTTTCTG gctACTTGGTTGGGGCTGAATGTTTTCCTGTTCGTGCATGCCTTCCTGTCATATGAAAAAGCCGATAAGTACTTCTATACAAGAGAAATCCTGGGG TCGGCGTTGGCCTGGGCCCGAGCCTCTGCTCGCTGCCTGAATTTTAACAGCATGCTGATCCTGCTTCCTGTGTGTCGAAATCTGCTGTCCTTCCTGAGGGGCACCTGCTCA TTTTGCAGGCATGCCCTGAGAAAGCAACTGGATCACAATCTCGCCTTCCACAAACTGGTAGCATATATGATCTGCCTACACACAG CTATTCATATCATTGCACACCTGTTCAACTTTGAACACTACAGCAGAAGCAGATGGGCCACAGATGGATCCCTTGCTTCCATTCTCTCCACCCTATCTCAACAAGAGAGAGATGAAGATTCTTGGATAAATCCTATCCAGTCCCCAAACATG ACAGTGGAGTATGTGACATTTACCAGCATCGCTGGTGTCACTGGAGTGATCATCACAATAGCTCTGGTTCTCATCGTGACTTCAGCTATGGAGTTTATCCGGAGGAGTTATTTTGAGGTCTTCTGGTATACTCACCATATTTTTATCATCTACTTCATTGGTTTAGGGATTCACGGCATTGG TGGAATTGTCCGGGGTCAAACAGAAGAGAGCCTGAATGAGAGTCATCCACACAGGTGTGCagaatttttagagcagtggGATGATCATGACTCCCACTGCAAGCATCCCCGATTTGAAGGGCTCCCTGCTGAG TCTTGGAAGTGGATACTTGCACCAGGCATTCTTTATATCTTTGAAAGGATTCTCCGATTTTATCGTTCAAAGCAGAAGGTTGTGATTACCAAG GTTGTCATGCACCCATCCAAAGTTTTAGAATTGCAGATGAGCAAGCATGGCTTCATCATGGAAGTGGGAcagtatatttttgttaattgtcCTTCAATCTCTTACTTGGAATGGCATCCCTTTACTCTGACCTCTGCTCCAGAGGAAGACTTCTTCTCCATTCATATCAGAGCAGTGGGAGACTGGACAGAAAATCTCATAAGGGCTTTTGAGCAACAGCATTCACCAATTCCCAG GATTGAGGTGGATGGTCCCTTTGGCACTGTCAGTGAAGATGTTTTCCAGTATGAAGTGGCTGTATTGGTCGGAGCAGGAATTAGGGTCACCCCCTTTGCTTCCATCTTAAAATCTATCTGGTACAAGTTTCAGCACGCAGATCACAACCTTAAAACACAAACG GCTGGTCATGCTGCATTAAACTTTGACAAGGCCACTGACATCCTGACAGGTCTGAAACAGAAAACCTCATTTGGGAGACCCATGTGGGACAATGAGTTTTCTACAATAGCTAATGCCCACCCCAA